A region from the Salvia splendens isolate huo1 chromosome 15, SspV2, whole genome shotgun sequence genome encodes:
- the LOC121769428 gene encoding uncharacterized protein LOC121769428, translating into MNGVNASQQQQIVWLAVKIPAVESGGAGAFRGAVLGNVAGFNGATLASGMTNYIFVAYSNALAALILLHLSLLVHSYLSLSQMLSSFIQGWVKKGLFCRSSNRPPLTFDFLLLGSINIVVGFYSVMWGKAKEVKVIEKSNNRLLCCPLRMSRLCR; encoded by the exons ATGAATGGAGTCAACGCGAGTCAACAGCAGCAGATAGTATGGCTCGCAGTCAAAATTCCGGCAGTGGAGAGCGGAGGCGCCGGAGCATTCCGTGGCGCCGTATTGGGGAATGTTGCTGGCTTCAACGGCGCAACTCTAGCTTCCGGAATGACTAATTACATCTTCGTAGCTTACTCCAATGCCCTAGCCGCCCTTATCCTTCTTCATTTATCTCTCCTCGTTCACAgttacctctctctctctcaaatgcTCAGTTCTTTTATTCAGGGCTGGGTGAAAAAGGGACTTTTTTGCAGGTCATCGAATCGCCCACCGCTGACATTTGATTTTCT TTTGCTAGGGTCAATTAATATCGTTGTCGGGTTCTACTCAGTGATGTGGGGAAAGGCAAAAGAAGTTAAGGTGATTGAGAAAAGCAACAACCGACTCCTCTGCTGCCCATTGAGGATGAGCAGACTGTGCCGTTAG
- the LOC121769496 gene encoding WAT1-related protein At1g70260-like, translating to MGGNGSMKAAMVEAAPCAAMVLVEGSIIGLTIMASTAMARGMSPFVFVVYTNILGSILLLPYCFFYQRERSEDAVFTLKFMVRVFLLGLIGITIAQNLAFVGLSYSSPIVACGMANQIPAFSFILGIILRTIKFDWKRSGSQARVIGTLISFAGAISVTLYRGPTIRSHSSPSLSAAPPRLFVFLAPHENWVLGCVLFAASSFTLAIWNILQVGTVKMCSNVMKIISFYSLFGTMQSAVVALFFEKNPSAWRLDLNFELLVIVLTAIFSSLIRTKVLIWCTRWKGPYFVPAFKPFGIPYASTFGCLLFADTFHIGSMMGAFVCGMGYYTVLWGEIKEGEAQRLDDRRNDSSTAEKVPLLQDKDSGQV from the exons atgggcgGCAATGGAAGCATGAAGGCGGCGATGGTGGAGGCGGCTCCTTGTGCCGCCATGGTGTTGGTGGAGGGTTCGATTATAGGATTGACGATAATGGCTAGCACCGCGATGGCTAGAGGAATGAGCCCTTTTGTGTTTGTAGTCTACACCAATATTCTTGGATCAATTCTCCTCCTCCCTTATTGCTTCTTCTATCAAAGAGAAAG ATCGGAAGATGCGGTGTTTACCTTGAAGTTTATGGTGCGAGTGTTCTTGCTTGGTTTGATAGg GATAACTATAGCTCAGAATCTAGCATTTGTTGGATTGAGTTACAGTTCTCCAATAGTGGCTTGTGGAATGGCAAACCAGATTCCTGCTTTCTCTTTCATTCTAGGAATCATCCTGAG GACAATAAAATTCGATTGGAAAAGGTCAGGCAGCCAAGCAAGAGTAATAGGCACCTTGATATCTTTCGCCGGAGCAATTTCCGTCACTCTCTATAGGGGGCCCACCATCAGAAGCCACTCCTCCCCTTCTCTTTCGGCCGCGCCGCCGCGTCTATTCGTGTTCTTAGCACCACATGAAAACTGGGTTCTTGGCTGCGTGCTATTTGCAGCTTCTTCTTTCACTCTTGCCATTTGGAACATCCTTCAG GTGGGAACAGTGAAAATGTGCTCAAACGTTATGAAAATAATCTCTTTTTATAGCTTATTTGGGACGATGCAATCAGCTGTGGTTGCCCTTTTCTTCGAGAAAAATCCAAGTGCGTGGAGGCTCGACCTCAATTTTGAACTCTTAGTCATCGTGCTCAcg GCAATTTTCAGCAGTTTGATACGTACAAAAGTATTGATATGGTGCACGAGATGGAAGGGCCCTTATTTTGTGCCCGCATTCAAACCATTTGGAATTCCGTATGCAAGTACCTTCGGTTGTTTGCTCTTTGCCGACACTTTCCATATTGGGAG CATGATGGGAGCATTCGTGTGTGGTATGGGGTATTACACCGTTTTATGGGGAGAGATCAAAGAGGGTGAAGCACAGCGGTTGGATGATAGACGCAATGACTCATCAACGGCCGAAAAGGTTCCTCTTCTTCAAGATAAAGATTCCGGCCAAGTATGA
- the LOC121769497 gene encoding MLP-like protein 423 — MATNKFEVEIELKTSPEKLWRNLKEYVTLFPKAMPDVIERVDVIEGDGRSVGTVYVSTSKPTEMSPVVSIIKERIEVVDDKKKILGYSILESDILEYYKNFKVVIYVGSNPKSDGALVKYTAEFNKANENVVVDLDIYKAFVVKLYMAVDAYLLKV; from the exons ATGGCTACTAACAAGTTTGAGGTAGAAATTGAGTTGAAAACATCTCCAGAAAAGCTATGGAGAAACCTAAAAGAATACGTCACACTCTTTCCCAAAGCCATGCCCGATGTAATCGAAAGGGTCGATGTGATCGAGGGCGATGGAAGATCGGTCGGAACAGTCTATGTGTCTACTTCGAAGCCCACAG AGATGAGCCCCGTGGTTTCGATCATCAAGGAGAGGATTGAGGTTGTTGACGACAAGAAGAAGATACTGGGTTATAGTATCCTGGAAAGTGATATCTTGGAATATTACAAGAATTTCAAGGTGGTAATATATGTTGGCAGCAACCCTAAAAGTGATGGTGCTTTGGTTAAATATACAGCTGAGTTTAACAAGGCAAATGAAAATGTGGTTGTTGATCTTGATATCTACAAGGCTTTTGTTGTTAAACTTTACATGGCTGTTGATGCTTATCTTCTCAAGGTATGA